In the Nitrosopumilus cobalaminigenes genome, GAAAATAGAATCCCACATATTATTGAAGATGCAGTAGTCCCATTAGAAAATTTTCCAAAATTATTTTCCATATTAAACAAATTAAATAAAAAATACAAAACAAAATCAATTGTTTATGGGCATGCAGGAAATGGCAATGCACATGTGCGATTAATTTCTAAAAGGAAAAAAAGGGACCTTATCAAAAAGATCGCAACAGAGTATTTTGATGAAATACTCAAACTTGGAGGCTCAATTACTGCAGAGCATGGAGATGGACTTGCACGCTCAGAATTCATCAAAAAACAATACGGCTCAAAAAACTATCAAGCATTCAAAAAAATCAAAAAATATTTTGATCCAGACAACATCCTCAACCCAGGAAAAATCATCACTTCTAAAAGTAGTATAATAGAAAATTTAGAGCAATTTTGATTTTTTAGAGCCATAGTAAAAATTTTCAATGCAGAAAGGCTTTTGTAACTAAAAAATGTCCAGAAAACCGTGTTAGGTAAAGGCATAGGTCTGTTAGTAGTACTAGTGGTTACTGTAAGTATTACACCAGCTTTTGCATTAACAGAGTTAGAAAGAGCAACAATGGAAGATCCAAGATTAGAAAATGCATTTGGAGCACCAATAGTTGACAATGTAAATGTCAGTCAACAAGTGCAGATTTCATCAGACATTACAAATCATCAGACAAAATCACAGAATTTTGTATATCTTGTTCAAATCAAAAATGATGCAGATCTTGTTGTATCATTAGGTTGGATAAGTGGTCAACTAACTCCTGATCAAAAACTTAGTCCATCATTGTCATGGACTCCAAATAGTTCCGGGAAATTTACAGCAGAGATTTTTGTATGGGAAGGTTTGAACAATCAAAATGCATTATCAGAATACACAACAATGCAGATCAGTGTTAGTTAGAATTTACAAAATATTTTTGCCAAAAATTTAATCATTATTTAAAAAATACTAATAATTTGTTCCTAAATTGATCAAAAAAATATCCGATACGAAAAAAATCGTTCTGCAACGCAATAATTGAGATCGGAGATTTGTCTAATAGTGAAAAAAGTTTAACAAGTTCTCGGTAATACGACCTCGAGCCTAGTAGATTTATGACAATAGGATATTGTGTTAAGTGTCGTGACAAACGAGAAATCGGCGGCCCTAAACCATACACCATGAAAAATGGTAAACCTGCAATCAAAGGCACATGCCCAACATGCAGTACAGCCATTTTCAGAATCGGTAGAGGATAAACTTCTCACTAGAGAAATTTAGTACTGCCATTCATCAGTAAGGCCATTCCATAGTGAACGCATTGGGGATGGATCTTTTTCTATTTCTTCAGTAATTCTATTTTTTAACACAAAAAAGAAATTCTCTAAAGCGTCAACACCACCATCGGCAAACAACTCGTGACCAATTTCAGTAATTCTTTTGTGTTTATCAGATACTTCTGTAGAATCAGGATTCTGAAGACAAAAAGTCATCAAATCAATTAGTTCTTCTTCCAACATGAAATCCATATAGTTTAGTTGGAAATTCAGTAGAATTTAGAGATTTAGATTAAAAAGAAAAAGAGATTATTTTAGACGTCTATAGATCTCTTTGAATTCACACGATATGTTGTATGACATATTTAGTAAATGTGCAAGTTGATTCATGGACGTCTTATCATGTCCCAATTGTCTTAACAAAGTCAAAGCTTTTTGTGGAGAACTGGGAGCCAAAGGACTTTGTCCAGACCAGGTCTTAAAAGCATCCTCAACATCCAAACTGAAATTCAAAACAAATTCTTTCCAATTGGGCATTGCCTTTAGAGCTTTTTCATTTAGAAGAACTTCAGACAATTCACGAAATTCATTTTTCCTGTCAAGATACAGCATGTCTAAAACTTCATGAATTTTAGATTCTTCGTATTCTTCTGTGTTTAACATGTACATTCCCGCAATACTCATGTTCTATTATTATCATAATCAAAGATAAGTTAGATAGGTAATTCCCAGAAAAAATGTTAAAAAAAATCTTTAAAAATGAACAAATGTTCAATTTTTAAAAAAATAAAAAAGAAAAAAAAGATCTTATTGGAATGGGTCAATAAATGGACAGTTGACAATATGGTCACTATCCATTGGACGTGCAATACCAATGTTGATCAAACCAGCTTCGTTGTATGCGTTCATATCATCAATAGTTTCTAACAATTGAGCATCATCTGGATTTTC is a window encoding:
- a CDS encoding DUF5679 domain-containing protein — encoded protein: MTIGYCVKCRDKREIGGPKPYTMKNGKPAIKGTCPTCSTAIFRIGRG